A portion of the Candidatus Hydrogenedentota bacterium genome contains these proteins:
- a CDS encoding sigma 54-interacting transcriptional regulator, producing the protein MNSVLIVEDEDVLRLTFARFLEADRYHVETASSYESARALLDRRTFDVVVTDIILGGDTGVDLLRFVRQATSRTEVIMITGEPSVETAAEAVRLGAFDYLAKPVTGDALKRVVRLAFEHNRLVAERDEYAARTDAYRRELEAIFHAVREGIVTVDDQGIIRQVNAAAAHMLGEDLSELTGRLARDVFTGSLDRAAEALRKTLATRGEVGEFRVEATLARSGEKVLVMSTTPLGNGGVSPGGAVLVLRDLTHITRLEKQLASSHQYQDMIGKSAPMTEVFNLIENVAETDSTVLIYGESGTGKELVAAALHYKSHRANGPFVKVNCAALAEDILESELFGHVKGAFTGAIKDRVGRFEAANGGTILLDEVGDISPRLQLRLLRVLQEREFERVGDTRPIKVDVRIIASTNKNLAQRIVEGAFREDLYYRLNVVRIELPPLRDRRVDIPLLIDHLCKKFNQTFRKEIAGLSSEALELMLRHTWSGNIRELENCLERAFIVCHDTVIRPDHLPREVGQRPNHSSGIAPSAPDVPGARELDRNQVLDALVKTDWNVAKSARLLGIARNTLYQRIRAYKLDRPD; encoded by the coding sequence ATGAACAGTGTGCTGATAGTCGAAGACGAGGACGTACTGCGCCTCACCTTTGCGCGGTTCCTGGAAGCGGATCGCTACCACGTGGAAACCGCCTCGTCGTATGAGAGCGCCCGGGCGCTGCTGGATCGGCGCACCTTTGATGTCGTGGTGACGGACATCATTCTCGGCGGCGATACGGGCGTGGATCTCCTCCGATTTGTGCGCCAGGCCACTTCCCGCACGGAAGTGATCATGATTACGGGCGAGCCGAGCGTGGAAACCGCCGCGGAAGCCGTGCGCCTCGGCGCCTTCGACTACCTGGCAAAGCCCGTCACGGGGGATGCCCTCAAGCGGGTGGTCCGCCTGGCCTTCGAGCACAACCGCCTCGTCGCCGAACGGGACGAGTACGCGGCGCGGACTGACGCCTACCGCCGGGAGTTGGAGGCCATTTTCCATGCCGTTCGCGAGGGTATCGTCACGGTGGACGATCAGGGGATCATCCGCCAGGTCAACGCGGCGGCGGCCCACATGCTCGGCGAAGATCTGAGCGAACTAACCGGCCGCCTGGCGCGCGATGTGTTCACCGGCAGCCTTGACCGTGCGGCCGAGGCCCTGCGAAAAACCCTGGCGACCCGGGGCGAAGTGGGCGAGTTCCGTGTCGAAGCCACGCTCGCGCGAAGCGGCGAGAAGGTTCTGGTGATGTCCACCACGCCGTTGGGCAACGGGGGAGTCTCACCGGGCGGTGCGGTGCTGGTCCTTCGCGATCTCACCCACATTACACGTCTCGAAAAGCAGCTCGCCTCTTCGCACCAGTACCAGGACATGATCGGCAAGTCCGCCCCCATGACGGAAGTGTTCAATCTCATCGAGAACGTCGCCGAGACGGACTCGACGGTGCTCATCTACGGTGAAAGCGGTACGGGTAAAGAACTGGTCGCGGCGGCCCTCCACTACAAGAGCCACCGGGCCAACGGACCCTTCGTGAAGGTCAATTGCGCCGCACTGGCGGAGGATATTCTTGAGAGCGAACTCTTTGGCCACGTCAAAGGGGCCTTCACCGGGGCGATCAAAGACCGTGTTGGCCGCTTTGAAGCGGCCAATGGCGGCACGATTCTTCTGGATGAAGTGGGGGACATTTCCCCGCGTCTGCAGCTTCGTCTGTTGCGGGTTCTCCAGGAGCGAGAATTCGAGCGGGTGGGGGATACACGTCCGATCAAAGTGGATGTCCGTATTATCGCTTCGACGAATAAGAATCTGGCGCAGCGCATAGTCGAGGGCGCCTTCCGAGAGGATCTCTACTACCGCCTCAACGTCGTGCGTATCGAATTGCCGCCGCTGCGGGATCGGCGCGTGGATATTCCCCTGCTGATCGACCATCTCTGCAAGAAATTCAATCAGACCTTCCGAAAGGAGATCGCGGGCTTGTCCTCGGAAGCCCTCGAGCTCATGCTGCGCCATACCTGGTCGGGAAATATCCGGGAACTGGAGAACTGTCTGGAACGGGCTTTCATCGTCTGTCACGACACGGTGATACGACCCGACCATCTTCCCAGAGAAGTGGGGCAGCGACCGAACCATAGTTCCGGAATCGCGCCCTCCGCGCCCGATGTGCCCGGTGCGCGGGAACTGGACCGGAATCAGGTGCTGGATGCGCTCGTGAAGACGGACTGGAACGTGGCCAAGAGCGCGCGGCTCCTCGGTATCGCGCGGAACACCCTCTATCAGCGCATCCGCGCGTACAAGCTGGATCGGCCCGACTGA
- a CDS encoding PAS domain S-box protein, whose protein sequence is MVHDPLADKVEEVVNKWDDDAWFRGLVESAVDGILTINDKGIIQHVNSAALRMFGFTREELVGNNINMIMPTTYARHHDAYLARYLETGEQRIIGIGREVVAQRKDRSTIPVYLTISEVAFGTERYFSGLLRDISVEYEARREQERLLGELKERNKKITCLYSVGEVIRGQAVETDIFRSVAQLIRPACSHPERTRTRIVFDGHVYEELAVSTTPWTFSAPIIVGGRCRGKLELVYRESIDASIPGIMTQEDCTMVEAIARTLGEAVERREAEAKVIQASKLASIGELAAGVGHEINNPINGVINCADILLENMPATSPDRQFAELIRSEAERVATIVKKLLTFSRQQQEQYSQASMTEVLDSVLSLSAKKIEKSLIELRLNIPESLPRIRCRGEQLQQVLMNLIINAIHALDERYPGGSPNKIMTIGIDQAQIRGRAYLEVKVEDHGIGMTEATRLRLFDPFFTTKGRDKGTGLGLSVSDGIVKDHGGFFEVESVPGEFARFKVYLPVDGPSSTGHGNRGLLE, encoded by the coding sequence ATGGTACATGACCCATTGGCCGACAAAGTCGAAGAGGTCGTCAACAAGTGGGACGACGATGCCTGGTTTCGTGGTCTGGTTGAAAGTGCGGTAGATGGAATTCTGACCATCAACGACAAGGGCATCATTCAGCACGTAAACTCGGCGGCCCTGCGTATGTTCGGGTTCACGCGCGAGGAACTCGTCGGCAACAATATCAATATGATTATGCCGACCACCTACGCGCGCCACCACGACGCCTATCTGGCGCGGTATCTGGAAACGGGAGAACAGCGCATCATCGGGATTGGCCGGGAAGTCGTCGCGCAGCGCAAGGACCGCAGTACGATACCGGTGTACCTCACAATCAGCGAGGTAGCCTTCGGGACCGAGCGCTACTTCTCCGGGTTGCTTCGGGATATTTCGGTTGAGTACGAAGCCCGCCGCGAGCAGGAGCGCCTTCTGGGCGAATTGAAAGAGCGCAACAAGAAAATCACATGCCTTTACAGCGTTGGGGAAGTCATCCGAGGCCAGGCGGTGGAAACCGATATCTTTCGCTCCGTCGCCCAGCTTATCCGGCCCGCCTGTTCTCATCCGGAGCGCACCCGAACCCGGATCGTGTTTGACGGCCACGTCTACGAAGAGTTGGCCGTTTCCACCACCCCCTGGACCTTCAGCGCCCCGATTATTGTCGGCGGGCGCTGCCGGGGCAAGTTGGAACTCGTATATCGCGAATCCATTGACGCCTCCATTCCGGGCATCATGACCCAGGAAGACTGCACCATGGTGGAGGCGATAGCCCGGACGCTGGGCGAGGCGGTGGAGCGCCGGGAGGCCGAGGCGAAGGTGATCCAGGCCTCGAAGCTGGCGTCGATTGGCGAGCTTGCGGCGGGGGTGGGCCACGAGATCAACAATCCGATCAACGGCGTGATCAACTGCGCCGACATTCTCCTCGAAAACATGCCCGCCACGTCGCCCGACCGGCAGTTTGCGGAGTTGATCCGTTCCGAGGCCGAGCGCGTTGCGACTATTGTGAAGAAACTGTTGACCTTTTCGCGTCAGCAGCAGGAGCAATACTCCCAGGCCAGCATGACCGAAGTGCTGGATTCGGTACTTTCGCTGAGCGCCAAGAAGATAGAAAAATCGCTGATCGAGCTGCGACTCAATATCCCCGAGTCGCTCCCGCGCATACGGTGCCGGGGGGAGCAACTTCAACAGGTGCTCATGAACTTGATTATCAATGCGATCCACGCGCTGGACGAGCGCTACCCCGGGGGTTCGCCGAACAAGATCATGACGATCGGGATCGACCAGGCCCAGATCCGGGGACGGGCGTACCTGGAGGTCAAGGTGGAAGACCATGGCATCGGCATGACCGAGGCCACCCGACTGCGCCTTTTCGATCCTTTTTTCACCACCAAGGGCCGCGATAAAGGAACGGGACTGGGCCTTTCCGTGTCCGATGGCATTGTCAAAGATCACGGTGGTTTCTTCGAAGTCGAGAGTGTGCCGGGCGAATTCGCGCGATTCAAAGTGTACCTTCCCGTGGACGGCCCGTCATCGACGGGGCATGGCAACCGTGGGTTGCTGGAGTAA